Proteins from a single region of Coraliomargarita parva:
- a CDS encoding RNA polymerase sigma factor, producing MPANCFVEAGMAATGSVTKGIASAESTPSSDRDLDWAVVQKVQMGHVGAFDQLVQKYREPIFSIIYNLTGNREDASDLTQDTFIKAFQAIARFKGKSSFYTWIYRIAVNTTMTFLKKSRRRRFINYENINEEVSGSEIVERLTAKSRTEKGVLIQELQEKLNDSLQKLSPKHRTVVVLHEIEGLGHAEIAEITKTSVGTVRSRLHYAKQQLQTYLQDYLV from the coding sequence TTGCCCGCAAACTGCTTTGTTGAAGCTGGAATGGCAGCTACAGGTTCAGTTACCAAGGGTATCGCGTCGGCGGAGAGTACACCGTCGAGCGATCGTGATTTGGACTGGGCCGTGGTGCAAAAGGTGCAGATGGGGCACGTGGGGGCCTTTGACCAATTGGTTCAAAAGTACCGTGAACCGATCTTTTCGATCATCTATAATCTGACCGGGAACCGTGAAGATGCCTCGGATCTGACCCAGGATACCTTCATCAAGGCCTTTCAGGCGATTGCCCGTTTCAAGGGCAAGTCCTCCTTCTACACCTGGATCTACCGGATCGCGGTCAACACGACCATGACTTTTCTGAAAAAGAGCCGCCGCCGGCGCTTCATCAACTACGAGAATATCAACGAAGAGGTGTCCGGGAGCGAGATTGTGGAGCGGTTGACCGCCAAATCGCGCACAGAAAAAGGGGTTTTAATTCAAGAATTGCAGGAAAAATTGAACGATTCCCTTCAGAAATTGTCTCCTAAACATCGAACAGTTGTCGTTTTACATGAAATTGAGGGGCTCGGCCACGCCGAGATCGCGGAAATTACCAAGACTTCCGTGGGAACTGTTCGCTCCCGGTTGCACTACGCAAAACAGCAACTGCAAACGTACCTCCAAGATTATTTAGTATAA